The Chlorocebus sabaeus isolate Y175 chromosome 16, mChlSab1.0.hap1, whole genome shotgun sequence genome window below encodes:
- the POLR2A gene encoding DNA-directed RNA polymerase II subunit RPB1, with product MHGGGPPSGDSACPLRTIKRVQFGVLSPDELKRMSVTEGGIKYPETTEGGRPKLGGLMDPRQGVIERTGRCQTCAGNMTECPGHFGHIELAKPVFHVGFLVKTMKVLRCVCFFCSKLLVDSNNPKIKDILSKSKGQPKKRLTHVYDLCKGKNICEGGEEMDNKFGVEQPEGDEDLTKEKGHGGCGRYQPRIRRSGLELYAEWKHVNEDSQEKKILLSPERVHEIFKRISDEECFVLGMEPRYARPEWMIVTVLPVPPLSVRPAVVMQGSARNQDDLTHKLADIVKINNQLRRNEQNGAAAHVIAEDVKLLQFHVATMVDNELPGLPRAMQKSGRPLKSLKQRLKGKEGRVRGNLMGKRVDFSARTVITPDPNLSIDQVGVPRSIAANMTFAEIVTPFNIDRLQELVRRGNSQYPGAKYIIRDNGDRIDLRFHPKPSDLHLQTGYKVERHMCDGDIVIFNRQPTLHKMSMMGHRVRILPWSTFRLNLSVTTPYNADFDGDEMNLHLPQSLETRAEIQELAMVPRMIVTPQSNRPVMGIVQDTLTAVRKFTKRDVFLERGEVMNLLMFLSTWDGKVPQPAILKPRPLWTGKQIFSLIIPGHINCIRTHSTHPDDEDSGPYKHISPGDTKVVVENGELIMGILCKKSLGTSAGSLVHISYLEMGHDITRLFYSNIQTVINNWLLIEGHTIGIGDSIADSKTYQDIQNTIKKAKQDVIEVIEKAHNNELEPTPGNTLRQTFENQVNRILNDARDKTGSSAQKSLSEYNNFKSMVVSGAKGSKINISQVIAVVGQQNVEGKRIPFGFKHRTLPHFIKDDYGPESRGFVENSYLAGLTPTEFFFHAMGGREGLIDTAVKTAETGYIQRRLIKSMESVMVKYDATVRNSINQVVQLRYGEDGLAGESVEFQNLATLKPSNKAFEKKFRFDYTNERALRRTLQEDLVKDVLSNAHIQNELEREFERMREDREVLRVIFPTGDSKVVLPCNLLRMIWNAQKIFHINPRLPSDLHPIKVVEGVKELSKKLVIVNGDDPLSRQAQENATLLFNIHLRSTLCSRRMAEEFRLSGEAFDWLLGEIESKFNQAIAHPGEMVGALAAQSLGEPATQMTLNTFHYAGVSAKNVTLGVPRLKELINISKKPKTPSLTVFLLGQSARDAERAKDILCRLEHTTLRKVTANTAIYYDPNPQSTVVAEDQEWVNVYYEMPDFDVARISPWLLRVELDRKHMTDRKLTMEQIAEKINAGFGDDLNCIFNDDNAEKLVLRIRIMNSDENKMQEEEEVVDKMDDDVFLRCIESNMLTDMTLQGIEQISKVYMHLPQTDNKKKIIITEDGEFKALQEWILETDGVSLMRVLSEKDVDPVRTTSNDIVEIFTVLGIEAVRKALERELYHVISFDGSYVNYRHLALLCDTMTCRGHLMAITRHGVNRQDTGPLMKCSFEETVDVLMEAAAHGESDPMKGVSENIMLGQLAPAGTGCFDLLLDAEKCKYGMEIPTNIPGLGAAGPTGMFFGSAPSPMGGISPAMTPWNQGATPAYGAWSPSVGSGMTPGAAGFSPSAASDASGFSPGYSPAWSPTPGSPGSPGPSSPYIPSPGGAMSPSYSPTSPAYEPRSPGGYTPQSPSYSPTSPSYSPTSPSYSPTSPNYSPTSPSYSPTSPSYSPTSPSYSPTSPSYSPTSPSYSPTSPSYSPTSPSYSPTSPSYSPTSPSYSPTSPSYSPTSPSYSPTSPSYSPTSPSYSPTSPSYSPTSPSYSPTSPNYSPTSPNYTPTSPSYSPTSPSYSPTSPNYTPTSPNYSPTSPSYSPTSPSYSPTSPSYSPSSPRYTPQSPTYTPSSPSYSPSSPSYSPTSPKYTPTSPSYSPSSPEYTPTSPKYSPTSPKYSPTSPKYSPTSPTYSPTTPKYSPTSPTYSPTSPVYTPTSPKYSPTSPTYSPTSPKYSPTSPTYSPTSPKGSTYSPTSPGYSPTSPTYSLTSPAISPDDSDEEN from the exons AAGCGAATGTCTGTGACGGAGGGTGGCATCAAATACCCAGAGACGACTGAGGGAGGCCGCCCCAAGCTTGGGGGGTTGATGGACCCGAGGCAGGGGGTGATTGAGCGGACTGGCCGCTGCCAGACATGCGCAG GAAACATGACAGAGTGTCCTGGCCACTTTGGCCACATTGAACTGGCCAAGCCTGTGTTTCACGTGGGCTTCCTGGTGAAGACAATGAAGGTTTTGCGCTGTGTCTGCTTCTTCTGCTCCAAACTGCTTGTGGACTCT aacAACCCAAAGATCAAGGACATCCTGTCTAAGTCCAAGGGACAGCCCAAGAAGCGGCTCACACATGTCTATGACCTTTGCAAGGGCAAAAACATCTGCGAGGGTGGGGAGGAGATGGATAACAAGTTTGGTGTGGAACAACCTGAGGGTGACGAGGATCTGACCAAAGAAAAG GGCCATGGTGGCTGTGGGCGGTACCAGCCCAGGATCCGGCGTTCCGGCCTAGAGCTGTATGCGGAATGGAAGCACGTTAATGAGGACTCTCAGGAGAAGAAGATCCTGCTGAGTCCAGAGCGAGTGCATGAGATCTTCAAACGCATCTCAGATGAGGAGTGTTTTGTGCTGGGCATGGAGCCCCGCTATGCACGACCAGAGTGGATGATTGTCACAGTGCTGCCTGTGCCCCCACTCTCCGTGCGGCCTGCTGTTGTGATGCAGGGCTCTGCCCGTAACCAG GATGACCTGACTCACAAACTGGCTGACATTGTGAAGATCAACAATCAGCTGCGGCGCAATGAGCAGAACGGCGCAGCGGCCCATGTCATCGCAGAGGATGTGAAGCTCCTCCAGTTCCATGTGGCCACCATGGTGGACAATGAGCTGCCTGGCTTGCCCCGT GCCATGCAGAAGTCTGGGCGTCCCCTCAAGTCCCTGAAACAGCGGTTGAAGGGCAAGGAAGGCCGGGTGCGAGGGAACCTGATGGGCAAACGAGTGGACTTCTCGGCCCGCACTGTCATCACCCCCGACCCCAACCTCTCCATTGACCAGGTCGGCGTGCCCCGCTCCATTGCCGCCAACATGACCTTTGCGGAGATTGTCACCCCTTTCAACATTGACAG ACTTCAAGAACTAGTGCGCAGGGGGAACAGCCAGTACCCAGGGGCCAAGTACATCATCCGAGACAATGGCGATCGCATTGACTTGCGTTTCCACCCCAAGCCCAGTGACCTTCACCTGCAGACCGGCTATAAG GTGGAACGGCACATGTGTGATGGGGACATTGTTATCTTCAACCGGCAGCCAACTCTGCACAAAATGTCCATGATGGGGCATCGGGTCCGCATCCTCCCCTGGTCTACCTTTCGCTTGAATCTGAG TGTGACAACTCCGTACAATGCAGATTTTGATGGGGATGAGATGAACTTGCACCTGCCGCAGTCTCTGGAGACGCGGGCAGAGATCCAGGAGCTGGCCATGGTTCCTCGCATGATTGTCACCCCCCAGAGCAACCGGCCTGTCATGGGTATCGTGCAGGACACACTCACAGCAGTGCGCAAATTCACCAAGAGAGACGTCTTCCTGGAGCGG GGTGAAGTGATGAACCTCCTGATGTTCCTGTCAACGTGGGACGGGAAGGTGCCACAGCCGGCCATCCTGAAGCCCCGGCCCCTGTGGACAGGCAAGCAGATCTTCTCCCTCATCATACCTGGTCACATCAATTGTATCCGTACCCACAGCACCCATCCCGATGATGAAGACAGTGGCCCTTACAAGCACATCTCTCCTGGGGACACTAAG GTGGTGGTGGAGAACGGGGAGCTGATCATGGGCATCCTGTGTAAGAAGTCTCTGGGCACGTCAGCTGGCTCCCTGGTCCACATATCCTACCTAGAGATGGGCCATGACATCACTCGCCTCTTCTACTCCAACATTCAGACCGTCATTAACAACTGGCTCCTCATCGAGG GTCATACCATTGGCATTGGGGACTCCATTGCTGATTCTAAGACTTACCAGGACATTCAGAACACTATTAAGAAGGCCAAGCAGGATGTAATAGAG GTCATTGAGAAGGCACACAACAACGAGCTGGAGCCCACCCCGGGGAACACTCTGCGGCAGACCTTCGAGAATCAGGTGAACCGCATTCTTAACGATGCCCGAGACAAGACTGGCTCCTCTGCTCAGAAATCCCTGTCTGAATACAACAACTTCAAGTCTATGGTCGTGTCTGGAGCTAAAGGTTCCAAGATTAACATCTCCCAG GTCATTGCTGTCGTCGGGCAGCAGAACGTGGAGGGCAAACGGATTCCATTTGGCTTCAAGCACCGGACTCTGCCTCACTTCATCAAGGATGACTATGGGCCCGAGAGCCGTGGCTTTGTGGAGAACTCCTACCTAGCCGGCCTCACCCCCACCGAGTTCTTTTTCCATGCCATGGGGGGTCGTGAGGGGCTCATTGACACGGCTGTCAAGACTGCTGAGACTG GATACATCCAGCGGCGACTGATCAAGTCCATGGAGTCAGTGATGGTGAAGTACGATGCGACTGTGCGGAACTCCATCAACCAGGTGGTGCAGCTGCGCTACGGCGAAGACGGCCTGGCAGGCGAGAGCGTTGAGTTCCAGAACCTGGCTACGCTGAAACCTTCCAACAAGGCTTTTGAGAAGAA GTTCCGCTTTGATTATACCAATGAGAGGGCCCTGCGGCGCACTCTGCAGGAGGACCTGGTGAAGGACGTGCTGAGCAACGCACACATACAGAACGAGTTGGAGCGGGAATTTGAGCGGATGCGGGAGGATCGGGAGGTGCTCAGGGTCATCTTCCCAACTGGAGACAGCAAG GTTGTCCTCCCCTGTAACCTGCTACGGATGATCTGGAACGCTCAGAAAATCTTCCACATCAACCCACGCCTTCCCTCCGACCTGCACCCCATCAAAGTGGTGGAGG GAGTCAAGGAATTGAGCAAGAAGCTGGTGATTGTGAATGGGGATGACCCACTAAGTCGGCAGGCCCAGGAAAATGCCACGCTGCTCTTCAACATCCACCTGCGGTCCACGTTGTGTTCCCGCCGCATGGCGGAGGAGTTTCGGCTCAGTGGGGAGGCCTTCGACTGGCTGCTTGGGGAGATTGAGTCCAAGTTCAACCAAGCTATT GCCCATCCTGGGGAAATGGTGGGAGCTTTGGCTGCACAGTCCCTTGGAGAACCTGCCACTCAGATGACCTTGAATACCTTCCACTATGCTGGTGTGTCTGCCAAGAATGTGACGCTGGGTGTGCCCCGACTTAAGGAGCTCATCAACATTTCCAAGAAGCCAAAGACCCCTTCACTTACTGTCTTCTTGTTGGGCCAGTCTGCTCGAGATGCTGAGAGAGCCAAG GATATTCTGTGCCGCCTGGAGCATACAACGTTGAGGAAGGTGACTGCCAACACAGCCATCTACTATGACCCCAACCCCCAGAGCACGGTGGTGGCAGAGGACCAAGAGTGGGTGAATGTCTACTATGAAATGCCTGACTTTGATGTGGCCCGAATCTCCCCCTGGCTGTTGCGGGTGGAGCTGGATCGGAAGCACATGACTGATCGGAAGCTGACCATGGAGCAGATTGCTGAAAAGATCAATGCTG GTTTTGGTGATGACTTGAACTGCATCTTTAATGATGACAACGCAGAGAAGCTGGTGCTCCGTATTCGCATCATGAACAGCGATGAGAACAAGATGCAGGAG gaggaagaggtggtggaTAAGATGGATGATGATGTCTTCCTGCGCTGCATTGAGTCCAACATGCTGACAGATATGACCCTGCAGGGCATCGAGCAGATCAGCAAG GTGTACATGCACTTGCCTCAGACAGACAACAAGAAGAAAATCATTATCACAGAGGATGGGGAATTCAAGGCCCTGCAGGAGTGGATCCTGGAGACGGATGGCGTGAGCTTGATGCGGGTGCTGAGTGAGAAGGATGTGGACCCCGTGCGCACCACGTCCAATGACATTGTGGAGATCTTCACG gtgctgggcatTGAAGCTGTGCGGAAGGCCCTGGAGCGGGAGCTGTACCATGTCATCTCGTTTGATGGCTCCTATGTCAATTACCGACACTTGGCTCTCTTGTGTGATACCATGACCTGTCGTGGCCATTTGATGGCCATCACCCGACACGGAGTCAACCGCCAGGACACAGGACCACTCATGAAGTGTTCCTTTGAGGAAACG GTGGATGTGCTTATGGAAGCAGCCGCACACGGCGAGAGCGACCCCATGAAGGGGGTCTCTGAGAATATCATGCTGGGCCAGCTGGCTCCAGCCGGCACTGGCTGCTTTGACCTACTGCTTGATGCAGAGAAGTGCAAGTATGGCATGGAGATCCCCACCAATATCCCCGGCCTGGGGGCTGCTGGAC CCACCGGCATGTTCTTTGGCTCAGCACCCAGTCCCATGGGTGGAATCTCTCCTGCCATGACGCCTTGGAACCAGGGTGCAACCCCTGCCTACGGCGCCTGGTCCCCCAGTGTTG GGAGTGGAATGACCCCAGGGGCAGCTGGCTTCTCTCCCAGTGCTGCATCAGATGCCAGTGGCTTCAGCCCAGGTTACTCCCCTGCCTGGTCTCCCACACCGGGCTCCCCGGGGTCCCCGGGTCCCTCAAGCCCTTACATCCCTTCACCAG GTGGTGCCATGTCTCCCAGCTACTCGCCAACGTCACCTGCCTACGAGCCCCGCTCTCCTGGGGGCTACACACCCCAGAGTCCCTCTTATTCCCCCACTTCACCCTCCTACTCCCCTACCTCTCCATCATATTCTCCAACCAGTCCCAACTATAGTCCCACATCACCCAGCTACTCACCGACCTCTCCCAGCTACTCGCCAACCTCTCCCAGCTACTCACCCACCTCTCCCAGCTACTCACCCACCTCTCCCAGCTACTCACCCACCTCTCCCAGCTACTCGCCCACTTCCCCTAGCTACTCGCCCACCTCTCCCAGCTACTCGCCGACATCTCCTAGCTACTCACCAACATCTCCCAGCTACTCGCCAACTTCACCCAGCTATTCTCCCACTTCCCCCAGCTACTCACCAACCTCTCCAAGCTATTcacccacctcccccagctaCTCACCCACTTCCCCAAGTTACTCACCCACCAGCCCGAACTATTCTCCAACCAGTCCCAATTACACCCCAACATCACCCAGCTACAGCCCGACATCACCCAGCTATTCACCTACTAGTCCCAACTACACGCCTACCAGCCCTAACTACAGCCCAACCTCTCCCAGCTACTCACCAACATCACCCAGTTATTCCCCGACCTCACCAAGTTACTCCCCTTCCAGCCCACGATACACACCACAGTCTCCAACCTATACCCCAAGCTCACCCAGCTACAGCCCCAGCTCGCCCAGCTACAGCCCAACCTCACCCAAGTACACCCCAACCAGTCCTTCCTACAGTCCCAGCTCCCCAGAGTATACCCCAACCTCCCCCAAGTACTCACCTACCAGTCCCAAATATTCACCCACCTCTCCCAAGTACTCTCCTACCAGTCCCACCTATTCACCCACCACCCCGAAATACTCCCCAACATCCCCTACTTATTCCCCAACCTCTCCAGTCTACACCCCAACCTCTCCCAAGTACTCACCTACTAGTCCCACTTACTCGCCCACTTCTCCCAAATACTCACCCACTAGCCCCACCTACTCACCCACCTCTCCCAAAGGCTCGACTTACTCTCCCACTTCCCCTGGTTACTCGCCCACCAGCCCCACCTACAGCCTCACCAGCCCGGCCATCAGCCCGGATGACAGCGATGAGGAGAACTGA